The following proteins are co-located in the Rattus norvegicus strain BN/NHsdMcwi chromosome 19, GRCr8, whole genome shotgun sequence genome:
- the LOC134478848 gene encoding uncharacterized protein LOC134478848, which yields MFSRLRKRFGRGNVDSGETKVKESSLSSQSNDGQRQHFWGMLNAGRETSSPGTELSENQAKTEKERLIGELQLITEERNDLRDRLRFLTERSMKNRPHFRPNPYYEDLERMEEAVMSILHNLEMENTEIHENNHKLKKEITFSRNLLSQLLMENTCRKKLVPLKQESKEVHLDCALNQKYLVDFNKKDKDQQRPDPASSGLRKCKRAGIGHTPVRELPEE from the exons atgttttcccgtcttcgcaagcgttttgggagggggaatgtcgattctggagagactaaagtgaaggagtctagcctttcgtctcaaagtaatgatggacaaagacagcacttctggggaatgttga acgctgggagagaaacatcatcccctggcactgaactaagcgagaatcaggccaagacggaaaaggagaggctgattggagagctgcagctcattaccgaggagagaaatgacctgagagatcgcctgaggtttctgacagagagatccatgaagaacag gccacacttcaggccaaatccatattatgaagacctggagagaatggaggaggcggtcatgtcaattctgcacaacttagagatggagaacactgaaatccatgagaacaaccataagctgaagaaggagattaccttctctag aaacctgctcagccagctcctgatggagaacacatgtaggaagaagttggtcccactgaagcaggagagcaaggaggtacatcttgattgtgcactgaaccagaaatatttggttgacttcaacaagaaagataaagaccagcaacgtccagacccagcatcatctg gtctcagaaagtgcaagagagctggaattggacacaccccagtaagagagcttcctgaagaataa